A single Colias croceus chromosome 10, ilColCroc2.1 DNA region contains:
- the LOC123695104 gene encoding uncharacterized protein LOC123695104, with protein MMASQLGLLSMLFLTVTCEFISDSGWTPISREKAVNPGNFIKTQVYGNSQTDWNSDADSTFTGEIHIKLPDSREMYEGFYPRNLDVHRKDVLPPTNSDEREDNSFEHRITTEIPLKLNIERTETLRRKAKKMNDKNYSAKENLIEDIDANEDTFKMDRKAINDKYAVTEHVDDDVIAESSIGEDFPPLKEVPRHNPTDDFIKILANYNIRSSDRLPNYALSRQNSRHSNKFIYMPLRIAEGFNSPNHLLVDPLLAVFLSNYGYYLPGLYGITGNYRNLYGYVAANNIHNNQPFGSYKIYSDTDSSH; from the exons ATGATGGCATCTCAACTCGGATTGCTTAGC ATGCTTTTCCTAACAGTCACTTGCGAGTTCATCTCCGACAGTGGCTGGACTCCCATATCAAGAGAAAAGGCGGTTAATCCgggaaatttcattaaaacacAAGTTTACGGGAATTCCCAAACAGACTGGAATAGTGACGCGGACTCAACATTTACTGGAGAGATTCATATCAAATTACCTGATAGCCGTGAAATGTATGAAGGCTTTTATCCTAGAAATCTGGATGTACATAGAAAAG ATGTACTGCCTCCTACAAACTCCGATGAAAGAGAAGACAATTCTTTTGAACATCGAATAACCACAGAAATACCTTTGAAATTAAACATTGAAAGAACTGAAACACTCAGAAGAAAAGCAAAGAAAAtgaatgataaaaattattccGCTAAAGAAAATCTTATAGAAGACATAGACGCGAACGAAGACACATTTAAAATGGACAGGAAAGCAATTAATGATAAGTATGCAGTCACAGAACACGTGGACGATGACGTCATAGCAGAAAGTAGCATTGGCGAGGACTTTCCTCCACTTAAAGAAGTACCAAGACACAACCCAACAGATGACTTCATTAAGATTCTTGCTAACTATAACATACGAAGTAGTGATAGGCTTCCAAATTACGCTCTCTCAAGGCAGAACAGTCGTCATtccaataaatttatttacatgccGTTAAGAATAGCAGAAGGGTTTAATAGCCCCAATCACTTGTTAGTGGACCCTTTGCTAGCAGTATTTTTGTCGAACTATGGTTATTATCTACCAGGCCTGTACGGTATTACGGGGAACTACCGGAATCTGTACGGGTATGTCGCTGCCAACAACATCCATAACAACCAGCCCTTTGGttcttacaaaatttattctGATACAGATTCTTCTCATTAA